The DNA sequence TCTATATAGTCCAAATCGCCGTTTATCAGCATCGTAAAAGCAATGTCTTTAGTATATTGCGACGATAATTGATTTACTTCAGGAAACCACCTATCAAATTTCTTTTCTCCTGCATAATATGCTCTGATAGCTGGTTTCTCGTAGACGTTTATCTTGCCGTATAAATTTCCGTAGTAATGAAATATGGCCGAGGTTATAAACCCGTCTGCGAAAAATACCAAAAACCAAACAAAAAGCCAAAGCAGTTTGCGTTTGCCTTTGGGGGCGATTAAAGCAACAAAAAAGCTTACGATTAGAAAAATGAGTGCGATTAGAAGTACTGCGGCGTCGTGCATATCTGATCCTTTTTAAAAGCCAAAATTTAAAATACCTACTGCCGTCAAGTAAAGCGGCGATGTTTGGTCTCGCCGCTAGTTTTAAATTTTAGCTAAATTTGGCTTCAAATTTAGGTTATTTTGCCGCTACGCTTGCTCGCTCGTAGTGTGCGATGATTTTATTATGAATCAGTAGCGAGATATAAATCACAGCACCGCCTAGGCAGAGTCTTAGTATATCCGCATCCTTATGCCAAAATACTAAATTTACGATGATGGCCGCAGGTATGAGAGCGTTGTTCATGATAGCTAGGGTGCCGCTATCTACCTCGCATGCGCCTTTGTTCCATAAAAAGTATCCAAGACCGCTAGCTCCGATGCCAAGCCACAGTAGTACGGCGCTCTGGGTTAGGTCGAGATTGATTTTTTCCGGATTTCCAAACATAGCAAATGCTACGCCCGTAACCGCCGCGGCTCCGACGAAAAAGTAGCCAAAAACCCCTCTTTGCTCGTTAAAATCACGCTTTTCTAGTAAAAATTTATACGCGCTCTGTCCGACGCCAAAGCATAAATTTGCCCCTTGCACGAGCAAAAATCCATGCCAAAAGCCGCTGTTTACGTTGCCGTACTTGATGATGAGCGCACCCAAAACCGCCGTGCCCACGCTAAACAGATACAGTAGCCTAAGCCTGCCCGCGAGCACATCGTAAACCACGCTCACGTAAAACGGCGTAAATATCGTAAAGAGCGCGACCTCGGCGACGCTAAGGTAGGCAAACGAGTTGTAGTAAAAGATATACATCGCGCCGATCTGAACCGCGCCGATCGCGGCTACTTTGGCGTAGAGGGCGAGGTTTTTCGCGGCAAAATCCTTAATCATAAAGGGCAAAAATACGCCAAGCGCAAGCACGACGCGCGAAAACGCGGCGAAGTAGCTATCCACTCTCCCCGCCAAAAACTCGCCGATGAGGCTAAAGCTAAACGCCCAAAGCACCGTAACAAAGATTAATTTTTTCACACATTCTCCATTTTGAGTTAAATTTCGTCTGAAATGGTAGCAAAATAGTCTTAAATTTGGCGGATTTTACGGCGATAATCTGAGAAATTTACGCAGAAACGGGGCGTGTAAATTTGGGGCTATTTTGCATTTTTGCGTGCTAAATTTTACTTGCGATTAGGACTTTACTTTCTTTTGCTAAATTCAAATTAGTGCATCGCCGCCGACTCAAATTTAGCCGCAAAATCAATAAAACATCGGAGGCTAAATTTAACTCAA is a window from the Campylobacter massiliensis genome containing:
- a CDS encoding EamA/DMT transporter family protein; amino-acid sequence: MKKLIFVTVLWAFSFSLIGEFLAGRVDSYFAAFSRVVLALGVFLPFMIKDFAAKNLALYAKVAAIGAVQIGAMYIFYYNSFAYLSVAEVALFTIFTPFYVSVVYDVLAGRLRLLYLFSVGTAVLGALIIKYGNVNSGFWHGFLLVQGANLCFGVGQSAYKFLLEKRDFNEQRGVFGYFFVGAAAVTGVAFAMFGNPEKINLDLTQSAVLLWLGIGASGLGYFLWNKGACEVDSGTLAIMNNALIPAAIIVNLVFWHKDADILRLCLGGAVIYISLLIHNKIIAHYERASVAAK